The Haloplanus sp. CK5-1 genome segment TAGACAAAAATGAGTCGGACAGCCCGTGGATTCTAGATAGTGTACTCCCAGAGCTCGTCTCATTCGGGCAGTGTCGTGTCATCCTTAACACCGGTACTCCCAGCGGGTGACGCCGCCGCTACGGTGTCCGACAGCGCCGGAACCCCAAGGTAACAAAGCTTTGGACGGCTGTCCGACCCCGGTCACCAACCGTGGTACCAGCCGGTCCGTGCTGACCTTGCTACTGCGGGCGGTTCTCGTCGTCGGTGACGGGCTTGAACACCACACCGTCGACGAGATACCCTTTGGGGTGATCCTCAACTGTGACGTTCGGGTCCTTTTGAGACGCCATAGCGACCTGCGCGAACGATAGTTCCTCCCCGTCAGTACTGACATACTGCGTTGTCGTGTCGTGTTCCTGGGCTATCGTACGGGTTAGTAGTCTTTCATTCACCGTGGCTCAGCGTAGGCGTTTTGTCCGTCCACAAATGGATCTTCCTCAACAGATCGTCCGCAACCCCTTTTATATTCCACTTACTGGGCTTGAAACGGTCGAAATCGACATCTTGAGATCAGGGGTTTGAGCCTTGGTTCGAATCAGCAAACATGAGTTTCGAACCAATAGAATCGGACACTGCGCTTGAAATGTATATTGAACATAGGGAAAGTAGTATGTCCGAGGTGACGGTCTACTCACGTCAGTCCCGTGTCGGACACTTCGCCCGGTGGTGCGCTGACGAAAGGATTACGAACTTGAACGAATTGACTGGACGGAAGCTGCATCGATTTCGGCGAGTCACTATATTGTCCTAATATTGGCATAATCTTATTTGTCTACAGCGACCGTGGATGATATATGGATGATACCGAGTACCGTGACATTGCAGAGTCTTTAGAAATAGGAGACAAAATCACTCTTGAAGCTGTAGAATTTGACTTTATTGTGTCAGAATTTGTTAGAGATCCTAATCTTGAGTGTCTGATCGTATTCGGGAAAAAAGACCACTATCCCGAACGTGGGAATTTTACCAAAGTGATGTTTTGTGGCGACAACCCTGACTCCAAGCCTGCCATTGCAGTCGATGTATACGCTGAAGAAGACCATGGAAATCAAGTAGGAAAAAGCACATACGATGAAATTAGAGACATTTCAGTGGTAGAGTAAGCACTTCGATTCCAGCTTAATTTCGTGATAGGTAGCGTAAAACGTACCCGGACAGGCCGGATCAGGGGCTATTCACTTCTTCCGTATCAAGCCGGATGAAAAAGACAACAACTCGGCCACAGAATCCATCTCTCACAGGCCCTACGTCACGACTATGTATATCTTCACGAAGTTCCACTTGGCGCTGTCTCCGGTTGTCGGTGTTGTATAACTCACCAGTGCAGACTCTTTCTGGACCCTGCTGCCAGTTCAGATCCGTAATCTCTCACTCTGGCGGACAGCCGAGCATACATTCGGCCGGCCCTATCGATAACATGGATGCTGATAATCCGCCCGCTGACAGCGGCCGATCGGGAGCTGGTCAAGTCGATTATCACGGCACACTTCACCGGCGGCGGGTCGTACAACGTCCCGACGAACAACGAGGGGAACGGGACCTTCGTCCGCGTCGCAGAGAGGAATGGTGCCCTCCTTGGCGTCATAGCGCTGAGCACGTACACGGCCCCGGCACAACTCTGCGAGGCGATGCACCTCATCGACACGCCCGACCCGGTAGACGCAACGTGGTACGGCCATGTCCACGCGGGCTACGCCGCGCCAGCACACACCGGTGAGGGAATCGGAAGCCGACTGCTTTAGCGCGTACACGCCATCGACGAACGCGACGACGTTGACGTATTCGTCGTCGATGCGTGGTTCCACGGTGGGGTCGACTCACCGGCTCGGCTCCTGCGGACACACGACTACGAGGTCGTCCACACGCACTCGTTCGCCGGTCACGCCGACGGATCGTGCCCGAAGTGTGGACAGTCGTGTGTCTGTGAAGCCGCCCTTGCCGTCCGGCCGCACGACTCGGGTGAGCGCAGGACTACTCGCAATCTATCCGAACCGCCATCTTGAGGTACAACATGGATAGAACAGTGAAGGGCACTAAATTTGAGGCTTAACACAATTACCTGCGAATCTAGACTACATCGAATGGCCCGACAACGGCACAACTCGCACCGACTTCAGTTAACCCACAAATCGGATAGTCCGGATATATGTGGTAACCTCTGATATTGCTGTCTACTGCTGTGAGTTATTCCTGAGGACTCACGACTTCGTCACAGATCGGGCACTCTGCCCAGATCCCAGTCGTTCCGTCTTCTTTCTCGTATTCGACCAAGACGTGTGCGCCAGAGAGCCCCTCACCACACTTCGGACAGCTTCCGAGTGGTGGATCGCCGGTCATTAGGGGAGGGAAGGGAGCGTGTGACATATCCCTTCCATCGGCATATGGGGTAATGATTTGGTGTAAGCTTTGTGTGATATCGTGTTGACGATGCACCGCAGTCGGTGGATTCGGCTCAGTCGCCACAACTAATTCCCTCGCAGCTGACTTTCAGACGATGGGTCTCCGGACAGTACTCACTCGAGTCCTGTTTGAGACCGACTCAACGGTCATCGTTGAGTGCCGTCACTGTGGGCTGACTGTCTCCCTAGAGACTGACTCGTGTCCAGCCTGCGGGGCGACGGACTTCTGTTGTTACGAGATACCCGAATAGGGAGTTCTGTCGAAATTCTCGGCAACTGAGACGACCCTCTTGCTGAATATAGAGGGTGTACTCAGTGGACCGTCGGATCTGGGTCGTTAGATAGAATCGGACTGGCTGTTCGGAACGACGGAGGAAGGTCGTACTCGGCGAGGCTACAGGCGCAGGGGGCGACCTGTCGTTACGTTGCCTGAGAGCCTTCGGCGGGCGCGTACATGACCGTGACCACGAACTCGCCCTCGAAATCGGTGAACTGGTGGTCTGTCCCGGGACGGAGATGTACAACGTCACCCGGCTCAACCTCGACTGACTCGTCGTCGGTCATGAGCGTCGCCTCGCCCATGTCGATACGGTAAATTTCCTCCTCGGCGTGCGCGTGCATCGGGTCCTCGTCGCCCAGCTTAAAGCGCACCTACGGCACTAATTCAAAGCGACGTCTTCTTCTAGCCGAGCCGTTCGGCAAGGTTGACCGTAGTGAAGATCACAAGAAAGCCGAGTGCGTACCCAATGAAGTGGACGTAGAGGTTCAGCACGCCACTTTCCGAAGATGGAGACGGTAACCCTGCGACTCCCAGTCCCGTTCGCATTACGGGAGCCCACGGGCGAGGTTGCGAGCGGCGGGGTGAGGACCGCGGCGGCCGACTACTGGTCGGCGTACTCTGTCGGGTCGACGTACTCGCGTGCCCAGGCGTCAAGTTCATCGAACACCGGTTTGAGTGCAGTCCCCTTCTCGGTCAGCGAGTAGTAGGTCGCGACCGGCGCGGCCTCCTCCATGCGCTTCTCGACGAGACCCGCTGCTTTCAGCGCGTCGAGCGATTGCGAGAGCGTCCGCGAACTCGCACCGGTCGATTCCTTGAGTTCGTTGAACCGCATCTCCCCCTCGTCTACCAGGTCGTGGAGCACGTTGAGTCGCCACTGCGTCCCGATGACCTCCAGTGACTCCGCGGTGGGACAGGCCTGCGGGTCGACGTCTGCGAACGGGTCGTTAGGGTCGTTCGTCTGCATCATCTCCAGTTTCGGAAATTCAACTCAAAAATCTCCCGCTCCGACACGTCCCGGTACACCGCGGTATACCCGGTCCCGCGTACCCAACCCGATATAACATAATTTACCTGACATTTATGCCGTTGTCGACGGAAGTCGGTGATGCGATGACCGCAACCAACGCATTCGGACGCATCGACGCGGAACAGGATTGGTCGAGTACGACCGCGAGTGGGGAGGTGTCGGCCTAATGGTCTTTGAGTCGACGGTCGCCGGACTCGCTCTGCTGGTCGGCCGCGGGCTGTTCGCGGCCGTGCTGGGTTACCTCGCGCTTGGCAATCTCCGCGACCTCGAGGGGACTGTCGAGTACGCCGCACACAAGGGCGCGCCGGCCCCGCAGTTGCTGGTCCCGCTGTCGAGCCTCACGCTGGTCGCGGGGGCAGCGTCGATACTGCTCGGTGTCTTCCCGCTGGTCGGCGCGCTCCTCGTCATTGGGTTCCTCGTCGGCGTCACGCCGATGATGCACGATTTCTGGGCCCAAGAGGGGATGGACCGCGAGAACGAGCAGGTCCACTTCCTCAAGAACGTAGGGCTTGCCGGCGCGGCGCTGGTCTTCCTCGCGTTGTCGTCGACCGACTGGCCGTACGCGGTCGGGCTCACGCTCTGAACCGGATACGAACTGATACACCACACGATTCCATACCAATGGGACGACTCATCAACGGCGACTGGCTAAGTGACGTATCGAACGACGCGCGCACGAACTTCGACTACGAGGAGACCGCGTTCCGCGACGAGATCGGAACCGACCGGCACCCGGCGGACCCGAATCGGTACCACCTGTACGTCTCCTGGGCCTGCCCGTGGGCCCATGGGACACTCATGACGAGGGAACTGCTTGGACTGAACGACGCCATCGGTATCAGCGTCGTTGACCCCCACCGCCGGGACGACGGCTGGGAGTTCACTCCCAAGAAAGAGGGATGCACGCCCGACCACGTCCACGGCCACGACTACCTGCACGAGGTGTACACCGAGGCCGCCCCGGAGTACACCGGTCGTGTCTCCGTTCCCGTTCTCTGGGACGAGCGAGCCGGAACCATCGTCAACGAAGAGTCCGACGAGATCATGCGGACGCTCGCCGACGCCTTCGGCGACGACAGGGACGTCGGCCTGTATCCCGAGGGCCGCCGCGAGGCGATCGACAACTACATCGGCGAACTCTACCGGCCGCTCAACCGCGGCGTCTACGACGCAGGCTTCGCGGAGACCCAAGACGAGTACGAGGTAGCCGTCGAAACGGTCTTCGACGCACTCGACCGCTGGGAAGCCCACCTCTCTGACCAACGGTACCTTCTCGGCGACCATCTCACGCTCGCGGA includes the following:
- a CDS encoding GNAT family N-acetyltransferase; this translates as MLIIRPLTAADRELVKSIITAHFTGGGSYNVPTNNEGNGTFVRVAERNGALLGVIALSTYTAPAQLCEAMHLIDTPDPVDATWYGHVHAGYAAPAHTGEGIGSRLL
- a CDS encoding cupin domain-containing protein, with translation MRFKLGDEDPMHAHAEEEIYRIDMGEATLMTDDESVEVEPGDVVHLRPGTDHQFTDFEGEFVVTVMYAPAEGSQAT
- a CDS encoding helix-turn-helix domain-containing protein, whose protein sequence is MQTNDPNDPFADVDPQACPTAESLEVIGTQWRLNVLHDLVDEGEMRFNELKESTGASSRTLSQSLDALKAAGLVEKRMEEAAPVATYYSLTEKGTALKPVFDELDAWAREYVDPTEYADQ
- a CDS encoding DoxX family protein → MVFESTVAGLALLVGRGLFAAVLGYLALGNLRDLEGTVEYAAHKGAPAPQLLVPLSSLTLVAGAASILLGVFPLVGALLVIGFLVGVTPMMHDFWAQEGMDRENEQVHFLKNVGLAGAALVFLALSSTDWPYAVGLTL
- a CDS encoding glutathione S-transferase family protein, with protein sequence MGRLINGDWLSDVSNDARTNFDYEETAFRDEIGTDRHPADPNRYHLYVSWACPWAHGTLMTRELLGLNDAIGISVVDPHRRDDGWEFTPKKEGCTPDHVHGHDYLHEVYTEAAPEYTGRVSVPVLWDERAGTIVNEESDEIMRTLADAFGDDRDVGLYPEGRREAIDNYIGELYRPLNRGVYDAGFAETQDEYEVAVETVFDALDRWEAHLSDQRYLLGDHLTLADLRLFATLVRFDAVYHTHFNCSVRRLVDYEHLWGYTQDVYQTGGIADTVALDHIKEHYYRSHEDVHPTGLVPLGPDIDFQAPHDRDDL